DNA sequence from the Tenacibaculum mesophilum genome:
ATTCATACCTGGAATATATGTACCACCGATACCTGTTGTGTTTCTGTAATCAGTTGCATGCCATTCTTCTCCTTTTAAGTAAGAAAAACTAGCTTTAACTGCAAAATAATCATCAAAAGCATGTGCCATTTTAATTGTAGCATCATAATATCCATTATCTCCTGCTGCTTCTTGACTTGTTAAGCCTGTTTTTAGACCAACACTAATACCTTGCTCGTTAAACGGGTTCTCACTACGCATTAACATAATACCGTTAAAAGCATTAGCTCCATATAAAGCTGAAGCTGCTCCTGGTAAAATTTCAACGCTTTTTACATCTACTTCAGAGATTCCCAATAAGTTTCCTATGGCAAAATTTAATGCTGGTGAAGCATTATCCATACCATCAACTAACTGTACAAAACGCTCATTACCAAAGGTAGCAAAACCACGTGTATTTACTGTTTTAAATGTTAAGCCTCCTGAGTTAATATCAACTCCTTTTAAATTTTCTAATCCATCATAATATGAAGCAGAAGCTGTATTCTTTATTGCTCTTGAATCAAAACGCTCAATTGTTACAGGTGATTCCATAACTCGTTCTGGAGTCCTTGAAGCTGATACAACTACCTCATCTAAAGAGGTTGCGTTTTCTGTTAAGCTAATTTCAACAACTTGGTTGTTTTTTGTTATCTCAACTGTTTTTGTTTGATACCCTAAGGAAGAAATTTCAATAGTAAACGGAGGAGTATCTGTTACCGTCATTGTAAATTTACCATCAAAATCAGTAGACGTTCCTACTGTCTTTCTCGAAACTTTAATGTTTGCTCCCGGTAATGGTCCGCCAAGCGAAGCATCACTAACCGTACCTGTAATAGTAGTTTGAGCAACCATTATTGCTGTACCAAATAGCACAAATGCAACAAGTAATAGTTTTTTCATCATAATGTAAAGTAATTTGTTAACTGTAGTGCAAAATACAATTTTTTTTCATTTACAGAATATTTACCCTGTTTTTTTACAATTATACTAATTATACATCGAAAAACTTACCAAAAACAAATTTTACATTTTATTTAAATTTTTATTATTTATCATCTCATACAAATTGTATTTTTGCTTAAATTTATTAGTTATCTTGGAAGTTATACATTCTCTTTTTGACCTTAACCCTTCTCAAAAAACAATAATCACCATCGGTACTTTTGATGGAGTGCATATTGGGCATCAAAAGATTATTGAAAAGTTAGTTAGTGAAGCAAAAGCTAGTAATAAAAAGTCGGTGTTACTAACATTTTTTCCTCACCCAAGAATGGTATTACAAAAAGATGTTTCTATTAAGTTAATCAATACTATTACCGAAAAAGCTCAACACCTAGAAAAATTAGGGTTAGATTATTTAATAATTCATCCTTTTAGTAAAGAGTTTTCAAGACTTACCGCTTTAGATTTTGTTCGTGATATTTTAGTTAATCAACTAAATATTTCTAAACTGATTATTGGTTACGATCACCATTTTGGTAAAAATAGAGAAGGTAATATTGAACAATTAACAGAGTATTCTCATTTATATGATTTTACTGTTCAAGAAATTCCCGCTCAAGATATTGATGATGTATCAGTTAGTTCTACCAAAATTAGAAAAGCTCTTGCTAACGGGCATTTAAAAACAGCTAATAATTACTTGGGATATAATTTTTCTCTTACTGGAAAAGTTGTGAATGGCAAACAACTAGGAGGAAAAATAGGTTTCCCTACCGCAAATATTGATATCCCTGAAGATTATAAATTAATTCCTAAAACAGGTGTTTATATAATAAAATCTATTATTGAAAACACTACTATTTATGGAATGATGAATATTGGTAATCGACCAACAGTTGACGGTGAACACCAAACAATTGAAGTACACTATTTCAATTTTAACCAAAATCTATATTGTAAAGAATTAACTATTGAATTACTTTACTATTTAAGAAATGAACAAAAATTTGATTCTGTTTCTTGTTTAATTTCTCAACTGAAAAAAGATAAACAGAATTCGTTACTTTTTCTAAAAAGTTACGTCAAACCCTAACCTTAAAACTATACTTAAAGCCCCCCGGTTTCAAATATTTTTAGAATTAGTATTATTGACGTAACTACACGCAAAGTTAATTTTTTTAACCCCTATATAATGACAAGTATGTCATTATGTATTTCATATGTTTTTAAGAATTTGTATCAAAAAAAGAATGATGCTGTCAAAAAAAGAGGTTACTTTAAAAAAGGTAGCACTTTGTGTAAAAGCTTTAAGAGAAGAATACCACATTACTTCAAGTGAATTTTATATTGATACTGGAATACACCTAGCTAGAATAGAACAAGGAAAAACAAATGTTACTATCACCACTCTTCAAAAAATATGCGACTATTTTAATATTACTTTATCTGACTTCTTTGTAATGCTCGAAGAAATTTAGTACACAAAACACATTGCTTAAGTCTATAGCTTCTTTTATCTTTGCTTTTCTTAAAAAATTAAAAAGATGTTACAGGTTCAGTTTATTAGAGAAAACAAACAAACTGTTTTAGACGGATTAGCAAAACGTAATTTTGCTAATGCCGAAACAATTATTGAAGAAGTATTAACTGCTGATGAAACACGTAGAACTACACAAGTTTCTTTAGACACTATTTTAGCTGAATCTAACAAAATATCCAAAGAAATTGGCGGGCTTTTTAAGTCTGGTAAAGTTGAAGAAGCAAATCAACTAAAAGCAAAAACAGGTGAATTAAAAGAGCAATCTAAACAGTTAACAGAAGAATTAAATTCAGCTGCAGAGAAATTAAACGAATTATTATATCAAATCCCTAATATTCCTCACCCATCAGTAAAAGCAGGAAAGAATGAAGAAGATAATGAAGAAGTTTTTAAAGAAGGTATTGTTCCTAATTTAGGAGAAAATGCATTACCTCACTGGGAATTAGCGAAGAAATATGATATTATTGATTTTGATTTAGGTGCTAAAATTACGGGTGCAGGTTTTCCTGTTTATAAAGGAAAAGGAGCTCGTTTACAACGTGCTTTAATCAACTATTTTTTAGATAAAAATACCGCTGCTGGGTATAACGAAGTACAGGTTCCTCATTTAGTAAATGAAGCTTCTGGTTTTGGAACAGGACAATTACCTGACAAAGAAGGACAAATGTACCATGTAACTGGAGATAACTTATATTTGATTCCTACTGCTGAGGTTCCAGTAACTAATATGTTTAGAGGCGATTTAGTTAAAGAGGCTGATTTACCTATTACAGTTACAGGTTACACTCCTTGTTTTCGTCGAGAAGCAGGAAGTTATGGAGCGCATGTTCGTGGATTAAATCGTTTACATCAATTTGATAAAGTTGAGATTGTTCGTGTTGAGCACCCTGACAATTCATACAATGCTTTAAACGGAATGGTAGAACACATTAAAGATATTTTACGTGAGTTAAAATTACCATATCGTATTTTACGCTTATGTGGTGGAGATACAGGGTTTACTTCTGCCTTAACATTCGATTTTGAATTATACTCAACAGCACAAGAGCGTTGGTTAGAAATTAGTTCTGCTTCAAATTTTGAAACTTTTCAAGCAAACCGTTTAAAGTTACGCTTCAAAAATAAAGAAGGTAAAAGTCAATTAGTACATACACTAAATGGTAGTTCTTTAGCTTTACCTCGTGTATTGGCTGGTATTTTAGAAAACTACCAAACTGAAAATGGAATTAAAATTCCTGAAGTACTAGTTCCTTATTGTGGTTTTGATATAATTGATTAATCAATTATAATATAAAAAATGAAAAAACCCCAAGCCTCAATTACGATGCTTGGGATTTTTAATTAATCAATCCCCATTGAAAAAAATATGTTTAATTGGCAACTACTGCTACCATTAATCTCTTGTATTTATTCATTTCTAACAAAGCTTCAAAATACTGAGGTATTTGCCCTTTTCTCATAAATTCATTTGCATTCTGCTTTGCTAACTCATATTGTGTCGTAAAATTTCTCATAGTTTACACTGTTTAGTTGTTTTATTAATAAGACAAAGTTCGTGCCAAAATGTTACACTTCTATTTAAAAAAGCATCTCTTTTAATAGTATTTTAACAATTATGTTCTGTATTTTTGGTAGATAAAACCGCTCTTAGCTGAATTAAACATAAAGCAAAACGCTTAAACTTTTCCAAAATGAAGAAAATCATTATTCTATTTAATTTACTCATTTTAAGCTTATTTTGTCACGCACAACAAAATGAGTTTATTATTGCTGAAAATTATTTTAGAAATAATGAGTATGAAAAAGCCATTCAATTATACAAAAGGCTGTATGATCAAAGCCCCTATAATACAACCTATTTAAAAAAACTAATTACTTGTTATCAAGAAACAGAACAATTTATAGCTGCTGAAAATTTACTCACTCAAAAACTAAAAGAACGACCCAATTTATCTTACTTATATGTAATTCTAGGTTATAATAGTGAACGACAAGAAAAAATAGAAGATGCTAATGAATACTATCAAAAAGCAATTGAGTCCATTAATAAAAAAGCTAATTATGGTTCTTTAATAGCTGGTTTATTTAAAAATTACAGCAAGTTAGATTTAGCTATTGAAGCTTTTAATAAAGTAATGGAAATTAACCCAAAAGCTAATTATGGATTTCAATTAGCACAAATTTATGGTGAAAAAGGAGATTTTGAACAAATGTTCAAGTCGTATATTGATCTGGTTGATAAAAACGAAGGCTACCTCAACAATGTAAAACGTTATGCTGGTAAATATTTAACTGATGATAGCGAAGAGGAAAATAACATTTTGTTTAAAAAAGCGCTATTACGAAAGTCGATAAGTAACCCCAAAGATATTTGGAACGATTTACTTTCTTGGTTATTTATTAGGCAAAAGCAATACAGCAAAGCCCTTATTCAAAACAAAGCATTACTTGCAAGAAACCCTGATAATTTGGGTAAAATTAATGATTTAGGTAAAATAGCTTTAGAGAATAAAGACTATGAAACTGCAAAAGAGTGCTTTGATCTTATTATTGAGAAAACGAATTACCCAAGAGATAAGTTCAATGCCATAAACAACAACCTAAAAATAGCAATTGAGACAAAACAACCTGATGTAGAGGAGCGTTTTAATTCCATCTTCAAAGAATACGGAATTAACTCAAAAACACTTTTCACACAAATAGAGTATGCTAATTACTTAACCTTTACAAAAAACAATCCAGAAGAAGCATCTATCATTTTAAAGAATGCCTTAAACTTTACCAATTCAAAATTTATAAAAGCAACTATAAAACTTAAACTTGGTGATGTTTTTGTTTATATGGGTAAGTTTAACAAAGGGCTAATTTATTTTTCTCAAGTTCAAACACTGTTCAAAAATAATTACATAGGTCAAGAAGCCCGCTTTAAAGTAGCGCAAGCTTCCTACTTTAAAAATGATTTTACTTGGGCAAAAGCTCAACTAAAAGTTCTAAAAGGATCTGCTACACAGCTTATTGCCAATGATGCTGCCGATTTGTTCTTAACAATTTCAGATAACGAGCCTAAAGATAGCATTGGTACAGGTTTAAAAGAATATGCGAAAGCTGATTTATTAGCTTATCAAAATAAAAATGACGAAGCAATAGCTATTTTAAGTAATATAATTACTAATTACAGTGGGCAACCTATTGAAGATGAAGCCTTATTTAAACAAGCTCAATTATTTGTTAAAAAGAAACAATATGATAAGGCTATTTTAAATTACACTAAAATAATAGCCCTAGATAAAAAAGGCATTTACGTTGACGATGTATATTATCACATGGCTGAATTATATAATAACGAATTAAATAACTTAGAAAAGGCTAAAGAATACTATCAAAAGATTATTTTTGACCACCCGTCGAGTATCTACCTAGTAGAAGCTCGAAAAAAATTTAGAAAATTAAGAGGAGACGATATTTAATAAACCAAGTTTGAAAATTTATCAATTACTTTATTTTCAAACTTCCAAATTAAAAGAAATGTACATATACAATGTAACAATAAATATAGACGAAAGTATACATGCAGAATGGTTAACATGGATTGAAAGCCATATACCTGAAGTATTAGCTACAGGACACTTTTTAAGTGCTAAAATGACACAAGTGTTGGTTGAGGAAGAAATGGGAGGTATTACCTACTCTATTCAATATACCGCGAAAACACGTGAAGATTTAGATAACTATTATAAATATAGCGCAGACAAACTACGTAATGACGGATTAAAAAAGTTTGCTGATAAAATGCTTGCTTTTCGAACTGAATTGAAAATAGTAAATGAATTTTATCCTACAGTGAATAGTAACTAGAGATGCAAGAAAAAATCTATCAAAAGAAAAAACTACTTATAATAATAGGCATACTCATAGCAACTTTAGGTGGAGTCATGGGGTATTGCACTTATGAAAATAATCCTTGGGAAACCATTAGTGGAGTAATTAGTGGGATAGGTTTTGGACTAACATTTATAGCGTTAACAATAAAATCGCCAACCAAATAGATACAATAAAAATGACCGTAAGAGCTAAAAAACATTTAGGACAGCATTTTTTAAACGATGAAAACATTGCAAAAAAAATAGCTGATACTTTAACTGAAAACGGATACAATAATGTATTAGAAATTGGTCCTGGAATGGGGGTTTTAACAAAGTATTTATTAGAAAAAAAAACTAAGGTTACCGTAATGGAACTAGATTCAGAATCGGTAACCTATTTACAAGAAACATTTCCTGTTGAACATATTAAGTTAGACACTTCAAAAGAGAAGTTTACCATTATTGAAGGTGATTTTTTAAAAAAAGACTTTACCAAAATATTTGATAAGCAACAAGTAGCCATTATTGGTAACTTTCCTTATAACATTTCTTCTCAAATCGTTTTTAAAGCTATTGAAAACCGCGAATTTGTTCCTGAGTTTTCAGGAATGTTTCAAAAGGAAGTTGCTCAACGAATTGCAGAAAAAAAAGGAAGCAAAACCTACGGAATACTCTCGGTATTAACACAAGCTTTTTACAATGCTGAATACTTATTTACCGTACCTCCTTCTGTATTCAATCCACCACCAAAAGTAGATTCTGGAGTTATTAGACTTATCAGAAAAGAGAACTATACACTTCCTGTTGATGAAAAATTATTTTTTAGAGTGGTAAAAACAGCTTTCAATCAACGAAGAAAAATGTTACGTTCCAGTTTAAAATCTTTTAATCTTTCGGATACCTTAAAAGAAGACCCTATATTTGCGATGCGTCCCGAACAATTATCGGTGCAAAAATTCATTGAGTTGACACAAAAAATAGCTCAAAATAATAGTTAAGAGTCCTTTTTAGACAAGAACAAGTCTTCTTTTTGAATTAGATTTCAACATATTCAAAACCTCGATAATCGAGCAAAATTGCAAGTAATGGCACTAGAAATCACAAAAGACTTATTAGAAAACGTAAAAGAACTGATTCAGCAACAAAAAGACACAGCTCTTTCTGAAGTTTTTTCAGATATTCACTATGCTGATATTGCTGAAGTTTTAGATGAACTCACTTTTGAAGAAGCAGTTTACATTATACGTTTATTAGATAGCGAAACAACTTCAGATGTATTAATGGAAGTTGATGAAGGGGTTCGTGAAAAAGTTTTTGAACAACTTTCTGCCAAAGAAATTGCCGAAGAGGTTAATGAACTTGATACCGATGATGCTGCCGATGTTATTGCCGAACTTCCTGAAGAGCGAAAACAAGCTGTTATTCAAAAAATTGAAGACAGAGAGCACGCTAAAGAAATTGTAGAGCTACTTCGTTATGATGAAGACTCTGCTGGGGGTTTAATGGCAAAAGAGCTTGTAAAAGTTAATGAGAATTGGAATGTGCTTACTTGTGTTAAAAAAATGCGACTGCAGGCAGAAGAGGTTACTAGAGTTCATTCTATTTATGTAGTTGATGATGAAGGTAAGCTAAAAGGACGTTTGTCTTTGAAAGACTTGTTAATGGCATCTACTCGTTCTAAAATTTCAGATGTCTACATTCCAAAAGTAGATTTTGTTCATGTACACGACGATGCCGAAGATGTAGCTAACATCATGCGTAAATATGACCTAGAAGCTATTCCTGTTGTGGATGAATTAGGTGTTTTGGTAGGTAGAATTACTATTGATGATATTGTTGATGTAATTAAAGAAGAAGCTGAAAAAGATTATCAATTAGCCGCAGGTATTACTCAAGATGTTGACTCCGAAGATAGCATTTTACAATTAACGCGAGCTCGATTACCATGGTTATTCTTAGGTTTAATTGGAGGTATTGGAGCAGCAAGAATTATGGGTTTTTTTGAAGGTGCTTTAGAAGATAATGCTGTTCTCTTTATGTTTACACCTCTTATTGCTGCTATGGCTGGTAATGTAGGGGTACAATCTTCTGCCATTATTGTTCAAGGCTTAGCTAATGATGATGTAAAAGGAAGTGTTACTAATAGGTTATTAAAAGAAATGTCTTTAGCTGCTGTAAACGGACTTGTTTTAGCTATTATTTTGTTTTTCTTTATTTGGGTTTGGAAAGGAGACATAACAATTGCCTCTGCTATTTCATCTTCTTTATTTGCAGTAATTATTGTTGCTGGTTTAGTGGGTACTTTTATTCCTTTATTTTTAGATAAAAGAGGCATAGATCCAGCTATTGCTACAGGACCTTTTATTACAACAAGTAATGATATTTTTGGAATCTTAATCTACTTTTCAATAGCCAAAATAATTATTGGTTTTTAATCTATTGATTCTACTTTTTCTATCAGGTTATCAATCTTACTTTCAGGAATAAATCCTTTTAGCATTAATACAGCACCAAAAACAATTAACAATACTCCCATTCCTCGTTTTATTCGATAAATAACTAATGGAGTTAGCCTACTTTT
Encoded proteins:
- a CDS encoding bifunctional riboflavin kinase/FAD synthetase, producing the protein MEVIHSLFDLNPSQKTIITIGTFDGVHIGHQKIIEKLVSEAKASNKKSVLLTFFPHPRMVLQKDVSIKLINTITEKAQHLEKLGLDYLIIHPFSKEFSRLTALDFVRDILVNQLNISKLIIGYDHHFGKNREGNIEQLTEYSHLYDFTVQEIPAQDIDDVSVSSTKIRKALANGHLKTANNYLGYNFSLTGKVVNGKQLGGKIGFPTANIDIPEDYKLIPKTGVYIIKSIIENTTIYGMMNIGNRPTVDGEHQTIEVHYFNFNQNLYCKELTIELLYYLRNEQKFDSVSCLISQLKKDKQNSLLFLKSYVKP
- a CDS encoding helix-turn-helix domain-containing protein, whose translation is MMLSKKEVTLKKVALCVKALREEYHITSSEFYIDTGIHLARIEQGKTNVTITTLQKICDYFNITLSDFFVMLEEI
- the serS gene encoding serine--tRNA ligase → MLQVQFIRENKQTVLDGLAKRNFANAETIIEEVLTADETRRTTQVSLDTILAESNKISKEIGGLFKSGKVEEANQLKAKTGELKEQSKQLTEELNSAAEKLNELLYQIPNIPHPSVKAGKNEEDNEEVFKEGIVPNLGENALPHWELAKKYDIIDFDLGAKITGAGFPVYKGKGARLQRALINYFLDKNTAAGYNEVQVPHLVNEASGFGTGQLPDKEGQMYHVTGDNLYLIPTAEVPVTNMFRGDLVKEADLPITVTGYTPCFRREAGSYGAHVRGLNRLHQFDKVEIVRVEHPDNSYNALNGMVEHIKDILRELKLPYRILRLCGGDTGFTSALTFDFELYSTAQERWLEISSASNFETFQANRLKLRFKNKEGKSQLVHTLNGSSLALPRVLAGILENYQTENGIKIPEVLVPYCGFDIID
- a CDS encoding tetratricopeptide repeat protein, giving the protein MKKIIILFNLLILSLFCHAQQNEFIIAENYFRNNEYEKAIQLYKRLYDQSPYNTTYLKKLITCYQETEQFIAAENLLTQKLKERPNLSYLYVILGYNSERQEKIEDANEYYQKAIESINKKANYGSLIAGLFKNYSKLDLAIEAFNKVMEINPKANYGFQLAQIYGEKGDFEQMFKSYIDLVDKNEGYLNNVKRYAGKYLTDDSEEENNILFKKALLRKSISNPKDIWNDLLSWLFIRQKQYSKALIQNKALLARNPDNLGKINDLGKIALENKDYETAKECFDLIIEKTNYPRDKFNAINNNLKIAIETKQPDVEERFNSIFKEYGINSKTLFTQIEYANYLTFTKNNPEEASIILKNALNFTNSKFIKATIKLKLGDVFVYMGKFNKGLIYFSQVQTLFKNNYIGQEARFKVAQASYFKNDFTWAKAQLKVLKGSATQLIANDAADLFLTISDNEPKDSIGTGLKEYAKADLLAYQNKNDEAIAILSNIITNYSGQPIEDEALFKQAQLFVKKKQYDKAILNYTKIIALDKKGIYVDDVYYHMAELYNNELNNLEKAKEYYQKIIFDHPSSIYLVEARKKFRKLRGDDI
- a CDS encoding DUF4286 family protein, which codes for MYIYNVTINIDESIHAEWLTWIESHIPEVLATGHFLSAKMTQVLVEEEMGGITYSIQYTAKTREDLDNYYKYSADKLRNDGLKKFADKMLAFRTELKIVNEFYPTVNSN
- the rsmA gene encoding 16S rRNA (adenine(1518)-N(6)/adenine(1519)-N(6))-dimethyltransferase RsmA; its protein translation is MTVRAKKHLGQHFLNDENIAKKIADTLTENGYNNVLEIGPGMGVLTKYLLEKKTKVTVMELDSESVTYLQETFPVEHIKLDTSKEKFTIIEGDFLKKDFTKIFDKQQVAIIGNFPYNISSQIVFKAIENREFVPEFSGMFQKEVAQRIAEKKGSKTYGILSVLTQAFYNAEYLFTVPPSVFNPPPKVDSGVIRLIRKENYTLPVDEKLFFRVVKTAFNQRRKMLRSSLKSFNLSDTLKEDPIFAMRPEQLSVQKFIELTQKIAQNNS
- the mgtE gene encoding magnesium transporter, translating into MALEITKDLLENVKELIQQQKDTALSEVFSDIHYADIAEVLDELTFEEAVYIIRLLDSETTSDVLMEVDEGVREKVFEQLSAKEIAEEVNELDTDDAADVIAELPEERKQAVIQKIEDREHAKEIVELLRYDEDSAGGLMAKELVKVNENWNVLTCVKKMRLQAEEVTRVHSIYVVDDEGKLKGRLSLKDLLMASTRSKISDVYIPKVDFVHVHDDAEDVANIMRKYDLEAIPVVDELGVLVGRITIDDIVDVIKEEAEKDYQLAAGITQDVDSEDSILQLTRARLPWLFLGLIGGIGAARIMGFFEGALEDNAVLFMFTPLIAAMAGNVGVQSSAIIVQGLANDDVKGSVTNRLLKEMSLAAVNGLVLAIILFFFIWVWKGDITIASAISSSLFAVIIVAGLVGTFIPLFLDKRGIDPAIATGPFITTSNDIFGILIYFSIAKIIIGF